A window from Trinickia violacea encodes these proteins:
- a CDS encoding fumarylacetoacetate hydrolase family protein has protein sequence MSTPIQSAFLPQDVEQALLVGRVWRKTEAFEGPCVVVVRGGEVFDITVSAATTAELFERDDLVPFARTVAGESLGSVDALLASSVPDAKAPAVRVLAPCDLQAIKACGVTFAVSLIERVIEEQAGGDPAKAKEVRDTIAATIGSDLSKIKPGSEAALKLKAELVRRDAWSQYMEVGIGPDAEVFSKSQPMSAVGFGADVGLLPSSNWNNPEPEIVLAVNSRGDIVGATLGNDVNLRDIEGRSALLLGKCKDNNGSCAIGPFVRLFDGSFDLDAVRATSVSLRVEGEDDGFVLEGVSHMREISRDPVDLVAQTWGRHHQYPDGFMLFLGTMFSPIKDRDAPGAGFTHHLGDVVSISAPPLGALINTVRLSTEIAPWSFGVRALYKSLAARGLL, from the coding sequence ATGAGTACGCCAATTCAATCTGCTTTTCTGCCGCAAGACGTCGAGCAAGCGCTGCTCGTGGGTCGCGTCTGGCGCAAGACCGAAGCCTTCGAGGGGCCATGCGTCGTAGTCGTGCGGGGCGGCGAAGTCTTCGACATCACTGTCAGCGCGGCAACCACCGCCGAGCTTTTCGAGCGCGACGATCTCGTGCCATTTGCGCGCACGGTGGCCGGAGAATCGTTGGGAAGCGTCGATGCACTGCTGGCCTCGAGCGTGCCGGATGCGAAAGCGCCGGCGGTGCGCGTGCTCGCCCCCTGCGACCTTCAGGCGATCAAAGCATGCGGTGTGACGTTCGCAGTGAGCCTCATCGAGCGCGTCATCGAAGAGCAGGCAGGCGGTGATCCGGCGAAAGCCAAGGAGGTACGCGACACCATTGCGGCGACGATCGGCTCGGACCTGTCGAAAATCAAGCCGGGCTCGGAAGCCGCGCTCAAGCTCAAGGCAGAGCTCGTGCGGCGCGATGCATGGTCGCAATACATGGAAGTCGGTATCGGCCCGGATGCCGAGGTGTTTTCGAAATCCCAGCCGATGTCGGCCGTCGGTTTTGGCGCCGACGTGGGGTTGCTGCCTTCGTCGAACTGGAACAATCCGGAGCCTGAAATCGTGCTTGCCGTGAACAGCCGCGGAGACATTGTCGGCGCGACGCTCGGCAATGACGTGAATCTGCGCGATATCGAAGGGCGCTCGGCCCTGCTGCTCGGCAAGTGCAAGGACAACAACGGCTCGTGCGCCATCGGCCCGTTCGTGCGGCTCTTCGACGGCTCGTTCGATCTCGACGCTGTTCGGGCCACCAGCGTATCGCTGCGTGTAGAAGGTGAGGACGACGGCTTCGTGCTCGAAGGCGTGAGCCATATGCGCGAAATCAGCCGCGATCCGGTGGATCTCGTTGCGCAGACCTGGGGACGTCATCACCAGTATCCCGATGGCTTCATGCTGTTTCTCGGCACGATGTTCTCGCCGATCAAGGATCGCGACGCGCCGGGCGCGGGTTTCACTCATCATCTCGGCGACGTGGTGAGCATTTCGGCGCCACCGCTGGGTGCGTTGATCAACACCGTACGGCTGAGCACGGAAATTGCCCCTTGGAGCTTCGGCGTGCGTGCTCTTTACAAGAGTCTCGCGGCGCGCGGCTTGCTGTAA
- a CDS encoding LysR family transcriptional regulator, which translates to MENLLRKLDLTSLRLFVAVCQEKNIARAAEREFIAPSAVSRRIAEIEAVIGLPVIQRQSRGIAITAVGETVLRHAQAIIANVEALSADLSQFFSGAKGSVRVVANLSSIVQFLPEDVAAFQRLFPAVQIDLEEQHSADVLGAIEERRADFGICNAIAGIEAFESLPYRNDRLSVIVPRGHRLAAAAQVRFADLLPESFVGLRGESTLSKMLAAEATKTGHTLDVRIRVGSLDALCRMVHAGLGIAVVPEQVGQLYVNALDVNLLPLAEPWAARRLVVLFRAREELSASAAALVNFLVPNRDG; encoded by the coding sequence ATGGAAAACCTGTTGAGGAAGCTCGACCTGACATCGTTGCGGCTGTTCGTGGCCGTCTGCCAGGAGAAGAACATCGCGCGCGCAGCGGAGCGCGAGTTTATTGCGCCGTCGGCGGTCAGCCGGCGAATCGCTGAAATCGAGGCCGTGATCGGCCTGCCGGTGATCCAGCGACAGTCGCGCGGGATCGCGATCACCGCGGTCGGCGAAACGGTCCTGAGGCATGCGCAGGCCATCATCGCAAACGTCGAGGCGCTTAGCGCCGATCTGTCGCAATTCTTCTCCGGCGCGAAGGGCAGCGTTCGAGTGGTCGCGAACCTGTCCTCCATCGTGCAGTTCTTGCCTGAGGATGTCGCCGCCTTCCAGCGGCTCTTTCCTGCCGTGCAGATCGATCTCGAAGAACAGCACAGCGCGGACGTCCTGGGCGCAATCGAAGAGCGCCGAGCGGACTTCGGGATCTGCAATGCCATCGCGGGCATCGAGGCATTCGAGTCCCTTCCGTACCGGAACGACCGGCTGTCGGTGATCGTCCCGCGCGGGCACCGGCTGGCGGCCGCTGCACAGGTTCGGTTTGCCGACCTCCTGCCCGAGAGCTTCGTCGGCTTGCGCGGCGAAAGTACGCTCTCGAAGATGCTCGCCGCCGAGGCGACGAAGACCGGCCATACGCTCGACGTGAGGATCCGCGTCGGAAGCCTCGACGCACTGTGCCGGATGGTGCATGCCGGGCTTGGCATCGCCGTGGTGCCGGAGCAGGTGGGGCAGCTGTATGTGAATGCGCTCGACGTGAATCTGCTGCCGCTCGCGGAGCCCTGGGCAGCGCGCAGGCTCGTCGTCCTGTTCCGCGCGCGCGAGGAACTCAGTGCGAGCGCGGCGGCGCTGGTGAACTTCCTCGTGCCGAATCGAGACGGCTGA
- a CDS encoding DUF4148 domain-containing protein: protein MKSLATAVVITALIGAPLAAFAQQNQPVTRAQVREELVQLHNAGYSSLDDRNSYPTHIQAALARIAAQNTGADQQSAYGGVSNGVSQVGSRGDVGSKDVIYSHR from the coding sequence ATGAAATCACTTGCTACAGCTGTCGTTATTACCGCGCTGATAGGTGCTCCGTTAGCCGCTTTTGCTCAGCAGAATCAACCCGTGACACGCGCGCAGGTTCGCGAAGAACTCGTGCAGTTGCATAATGCTGGTTATAGCTCGCTGGATGACCGTAATAGCTATCCGACCCACATCCAGGCCGCGCTAGCCCGCATCGCCGCGCAAAACACGGGAGCTGACCAGCAAAGCGCCTACGGTGGCGTATCGAACGGTGTTTCGCAAGTCGGTTCGCGCGGCGATGTCGGTAGCAAGGACGTCATCTACTCACATCGTTGA
- a CDS encoding aconitase family protein, protein MEDSFRLTGRVLYLSQDSGCIDAQLAGRAVLLADAAPLRDNVSTDEITPVTVMLTYDERLGQFPYVGFKAGERMPIGRDAIRNGGFQVTVAGKRYGKGSSRESSPLAELSAGIELIVAESFERIYQQNCDNIGILTTTDFTVLDRLLAGEAVPIEAFLEGRDALTQRIIRSGGLLAYSQFADWPAPGETLGDQTAPPCTLVEKIIARHLHPGAGAAARGDGVFIAADWRFSHDYFTGMCAHLMHRAFGKPAPLVAPDHIVAFQDHLVLAAQSVPHVRDGLLPGVANLTQGHTTFAREYAVRAHGELNGEPGSEGICHALMAEKYALPGQVVVGTDSHTPHSGALGCLAFGAGATDIANSWVTGYVRCKVPHTLRIEVSGRLRAGVTAKDLVLHLLQMERIRSGGAIGLVFEYGGAAVRELSIDERATLTNMVAELGGFTGIVEPDETTVAFLKARRGIDFVIEPWMKSDPGAVYHDVIHIDANEIEPMLARPGDPGNGVAAGALEQEVRVNLAYGGSCTAGKRADFDFYHEVLRWGLDHGRRVSPHTRLFLQFGTLAVRDYCEARGYLPTFEQAGVTLVMPGCGSCANCGPGQSTTADDVTISAINRNFPGRSGPGDVWLASPYTVAASALAGRITTFEALQREAR, encoded by the coding sequence ATGGAAGATTCGTTTCGACTGACCGGCCGCGTGCTGTATCTCTCGCAGGACTCCGGCTGCATCGACGCGCAACTGGCCGGCCGCGCGGTCTTGCTGGCCGACGCCGCACCGCTGAGGGACAACGTATCGACAGACGAAATCACACCCGTGACGGTGATGCTGACCTACGACGAACGTCTGGGACAGTTTCCGTATGTCGGCTTCAAAGCCGGCGAGCGGATGCCGATCGGCCGTGACGCGATCCGCAACGGCGGCTTTCAGGTCACGGTGGCCGGCAAGCGCTACGGAAAAGGTTCGTCGCGTGAATCGAGCCCGCTCGCGGAGCTCTCCGCCGGCATCGAGCTGATCGTCGCCGAGAGCTTCGAGCGGATCTACCAGCAGAACTGCGACAACATCGGCATCCTGACGACCACCGATTTCACCGTGCTCGACCGTCTTCTCGCCGGAGAGGCAGTGCCGATCGAAGCGTTCCTCGAGGGCCGCGATGCGCTGACGCAGCGCATCATCCGCAGCGGCGGCCTGCTCGCCTACAGTCAGTTCGCAGACTGGCCTGCTCCGGGCGAAACGCTTGGTGATCAAACGGCCCCGCCGTGCACGCTGGTAGAGAAGATCATTGCGCGACACCTGCATCCGGGCGCCGGGGCAGCGGCGCGCGGCGACGGTGTGTTCATCGCCGCCGACTGGCGGTTCAGCCACGACTACTTCACCGGCATGTGCGCGCACCTGATGCACCGCGCGTTCGGCAAGCCGGCTCCGCTAGTTGCACCCGATCACATCGTCGCGTTCCAGGACCATCTGGTGCTGGCTGCACAAAGCGTTCCTCACGTGCGTGACGGGCTGCTGCCCGGTGTGGCCAACCTGACGCAGGGGCACACGACCTTCGCGCGCGAATACGCGGTGCGCGCGCATGGCGAACTGAATGGCGAGCCCGGCTCGGAGGGCATCTGTCACGCGCTGATGGCGGAGAAGTACGCACTGCCGGGCCAGGTCGTCGTCGGGACCGACTCGCACACGCCTCATTCGGGCGCGCTCGGTTGCCTCGCGTTCGGCGCGGGTGCGACCGACATTGCCAACAGCTGGGTGACGGGCTACGTGCGCTGCAAGGTGCCGCACACACTGCGCATCGAAGTGAGCGGCAGGCTGCGCGCGGGCGTCACCGCCAAGGATCTCGTGCTGCATTTGCTGCAGATGGAGCGGATCCGGTCCGGCGGCGCGATCGGCCTCGTGTTCGAATATGGCGGTGCGGCCGTGCGCGAGCTGTCGATCGACGAACGCGCGACGCTCACCAACATGGTCGCAGAGCTCGGAGGCTTCACCGGCATCGTCGAGCCGGATGAGACGACAGTCGCATTCCTCAAGGCACGGCGCGGGATCGATTTCGTCATCGAGCCGTGGATGAAAAGCGACCCGGGCGCCGTCTATCACGACGTCATTCATATCGACGCGAATGAGATCGAGCCCATGCTCGCGCGTCCGGGCGATCCGGGAAACGGCGTGGCGGCCGGCGCGCTGGAGCAGGAGGTAAGAGTCAATCTAGCCTACGGCGGTTCATGCACGGCCGGAAAGCGCGCCGACTTCGACTTCTATCACGAAGTGCTGCGCTGGGGGCTCGACCACGGGCGGCGCGTCTCACCGCATACCAGACTGTTCCTCCAGTTCGGCACGCTTGCCGTGCGCGACTACTGCGAGGCGCGCGGCTATCTGCCGACTTTCGAGCAAGCCGGCGTGACCCTGGTGATGCCTGGCTGCGGCTCCTGCGCGAACTGCGGCCCCGGCCAATCGACCACCGCCGATGACGTGACGATCAGCGCGATCAACCGCAACTTCCCGGGGCGTTCCGGGCCGGGCGACGTCTGGCTCGCAAGTCCGTACACCGTGGCCGCGAGCGCACTGGCCGGCCGCATCACGACGTTCGAAGCGCTCCAGCGCGAGGCCCGATGA
- a CDS encoding Gfo/Idh/MocA family protein has protein sequence MIKDTIVWGVLGTAKINDKVVPPMCRAPNCRVKGIASRSVDKAKEAASKYGLPVAYESYEALLADSEIDAVYIPLPNHLHVEWTIKSVEAGKHVLCEKPIGLDVEQAKQLIAARDTTGRCIQEAFMVRTHPQWLKLRVLIEAGEIGELRAVTGGFTYYNVDPVNIRNQPALGGGGLLDIGCYPITTSRFVIGREPRRVVSMIERDPAFKVDRLGSVLMDFDGVQASFFYSTQIHPFQRMQFHGTKGRLEVEIPFNAPNDRPTRLLLHEGAGSVGDAGRWLEIPVCDQYGLAAGVFAEALLSKRPPVIPLEDTLSNMRVIDAVFRSAQSARWESI, from the coding sequence ATGATCAAAGATACGATCGTCTGGGGAGTGTTGGGCACGGCGAAGATCAACGACAAGGTCGTCCCACCGATGTGCCGGGCACCGAATTGCCGCGTGAAGGGCATCGCGTCGCGAAGTGTGGACAAGGCCAAAGAAGCCGCGTCGAAGTATGGCTTGCCCGTCGCATACGAGAGTTACGAGGCGCTACTGGCCGATTCGGAAATCGACGCGGTCTACATCCCGTTGCCTAACCATCTCCATGTGGAATGGACAATCAAATCCGTCGAGGCGGGCAAGCATGTGCTGTGTGAGAAGCCAATCGGACTGGATGTCGAGCAAGCCAAGCAGCTGATCGCCGCCCGCGACACAACCGGCCGGTGCATACAAGAAGCGTTCATGGTTCGCACGCATCCGCAATGGCTGAAATTGCGGGTGTTGATCGAAGCGGGAGAGATCGGCGAGCTGCGGGCGGTGACGGGCGGCTTTACCTACTACAACGTCGACCCGGTCAATATCCGCAATCAGCCCGCTCTCGGAGGCGGCGGTTTGCTGGACATCGGCTGCTATCCGATCACGACTTCGCGCTTCGTCATCGGGCGCGAGCCGCGCCGCGTGGTCTCGATGATCGAGCGTGACCCCGCATTCAAGGTGGATCGGCTCGGCTCCGTGCTCATGGATTTCGACGGCGTGCAGGCGAGTTTCTTCTACTCGACACAGATCCACCCGTTCCAGCGGATGCAGTTTCATGGCACCAAGGGGCGCCTCGAAGTCGAGATCCCATTCAATGCGCCCAACGATCGGCCGACGCGCCTGTTGTTGCATGAAGGAGCGGGCTCGGTCGGCGACGCGGGCCGCTGGCTGGAGATTCCTGTCTGCGACCAGTATGGCCTGGCCGCCGGCGTTTTCGCGGAGGCGCTGTTAAGCAAACGTCCGCCCGTGATCCCGTTGGAAGACACGCTATCGAACATGCGTGTTATCGACGCCGTTTTCCGCTCGGCGCAATCGGCCCGCTGGGAATCGATCTGA
- a CDS encoding IlvD/Edd family dehydratase, whose protein sequence is MPQSTVRRLRSQEWFDDPSHADMTALYVERFMNYGLTREELQSGRPIIGIAQTGSDLAPCNRHHIELAARTKAGIRDAGGIPMEFPVHPLAEQSRRPTAALDRNLAYLGLVEILHGFPLDGVVLTTGCDKTTPACLMAAATVDMPAIVLSGGPMLDGWHQGKRVGSGTVIWHARNLLAAGDIDYEGFMALTTASSPSIGHCNTMGTALSMNSLAEALGMSLPGCASIPAAYRERGQMAYATGKRIVDMVHEDLKPSRILTKQAFENAIVVASALGASSNCPPHLIAIARHIGVELGLDDWQRVGEQVPLIVNCMPAGEYLGESFHRAGGVPAVLRELARANLVHRACLTVSGQTIGEIAEDAPEPDRDVIKTTGEPLKHGAGFIVLSGNFFDSAIMKMSVVGDAFRKTYLSQSGAENTFEARAIVFDGPEDYHARIDDPSLEIDEHCILVIRGAGTVGYPGSAEVVNMAPPAALVRQGVVSLPTLGDGRQSGTSASPSILNMSPEAAVGGGIALLRTGDRIRVDLNARSVNVLVDEEELSRRRAAGSFEVPLAQTPWQELYRQTVGQLSTGGCLEPATLYMKVIAERGNPRHSH, encoded by the coding sequence ATGCCCCAATCGACCGTACGTCGCCTTCGTAGCCAGGAATGGTTCGATGATCCTTCGCATGCGGATATGACAGCGCTCTATGTCGAGCGCTTCATGAACTATGGGCTCACGCGCGAAGAGTTGCAGTCCGGCAGGCCGATCATCGGCATCGCGCAGACGGGCAGCGATCTTGCACCCTGCAATCGTCACCACATCGAACTGGCGGCGCGCACCAAGGCTGGCATCCGCGACGCAGGTGGCATTCCCATGGAGTTTCCCGTGCATCCGCTTGCCGAGCAGAGCCGCCGACCGACGGCCGCGCTCGACCGCAACCTCGCGTATCTCGGTCTCGTTGAAATCCTGCATGGATTCCCGCTCGATGGCGTCGTACTTACGACGGGCTGCGACAAGACCACGCCGGCGTGTCTGATGGCGGCCGCGACGGTCGATATGCCCGCGATCGTGCTATCGGGCGGGCCAATGCTTGATGGCTGGCACCAAGGCAAGCGCGTCGGCTCGGGCACGGTCATCTGGCATGCGCGCAATCTGCTCGCCGCGGGCGATATCGACTATGAAGGCTTCATGGCGCTGACGACCGCGTCGTCGCCGTCGATCGGACACTGCAATACGATGGGCACGGCGCTGTCGATGAACAGTCTCGCGGAGGCGCTTGGGATGTCGCTACCGGGGTGCGCGAGCATTCCTGCCGCGTATCGCGAGCGCGGCCAGATGGCGTATGCGACCGGCAAGCGCATTGTCGACATGGTCCACGAAGACCTGAAGCCGTCGCGCATCCTGACAAAGCAAGCCTTCGAAAACGCGATCGTCGTGGCGTCGGCGCTCGGAGCGTCGAGCAACTGTCCACCGCACCTCATCGCCATTGCGCGTCACATAGGCGTCGAACTCGGTCTCGACGATTGGCAACGCGTCGGCGAGCAGGTACCGCTCATCGTCAACTGCATGCCGGCCGGCGAATATCTTGGCGAGAGCTTTCATCGGGCCGGCGGCGTGCCGGCCGTGCTCCGGGAGCTTGCGCGAGCCAATCTCGTGCATCGTGCGTGCCTCACCGTTTCAGGCCAGACTATCGGCGAGATTGCCGAGGATGCGCCTGAACCCGATCGCGACGTCATCAAGACAACCGGAGAGCCACTCAAGCACGGCGCTGGCTTCATCGTGCTGTCGGGCAACTTCTTCGACAGCGCCATCATGAAGATGTCGGTAGTCGGCGATGCGTTTCGCAAGACTTATCTCAGCCAGTCCGGCGCGGAAAATACCTTCGAGGCAAGAGCGATCGTCTTCGATGGTCCGGAGGACTATCACGCACGCATCGACGATCCCTCGCTCGAGATCGACGAGCACTGCATCCTCGTCATTCGTGGCGCCGGCACGGTAGGCTATCCGGGCAGCGCCGAAGTGGTCAACATGGCGCCGCCAGCGGCACTCGTGCGCCAAGGCGTCGTCTCGCTGCCGACCCTGGGCGACGGCCGGCAGAGTGGCACCTCGGCTAGCCCGTCGATTCTCAACATGTCGCCGGAGGCGGCCGTCGGCGGCGGCATTGCGCTGCTGCGCACGGGCGACCGGATCCGTGTCGACCTCAACGCGCGCAGCGTGAACGTGCTCGTCGACGAGGAAGAGCTGTCGCGCCGTCGCGCGGCGGGGAGTTTCGAAGTCCCACTCGCGCAAACGCCGTGGCAAGAGCTGTACCGTCAGACCGTCGGCCAGCTTTCGACAGGCGGATGCCTTGAACCCGCTACGCTTTATATGAAAGTGATCGCAGAGCGCGGCAATCCCAGACATTCGCACTGA
- a CDS encoding NHL repeat-containing protein, whose protein sequence is MKRLAASRLRRTAIASLSLFLAACGGNGDSQEATSHTIRGTLSGLDSGLSIKLLDNGTDTLTLTANGSFSFATPVATNNAYAVTVGTQPLWQNCSVTNGSGTATANVTNVAISCAFPSALVVTWAGSTTSGSTNGTGTAASFNAPTHLALDASGNIYVGDWGNSVIRKITPGGVVSILAGTAGVTGSANGAGAAATFNKPEGVAVDASGNVYVGDRFNNEIRVITPAGVVSTLAGSTTAGSANGTGTAASFNWPSGVAVDTSGNVYVADAFNNEIRKITPAGVVSTLAGSTTSGSTDGTGSAASFKNPYGVALDASGNVYVADTFNNEIRKITPAGVVSTLAGSTTSGSADGTGSAASFNHPYDVALDASGNLYVADGDNNEIRKITPAGVVSTLAGSTTAGSADGTGTAASFNLPFGVAARSNGFVYVGDANNNEIRVITPAP, encoded by the coding sequence ATGAAACGACTTGCAGCTAGCCGCCTGCGCCGGACGGCCATTGCCTCGCTGAGCCTGTTCCTCGCCGCCTGCGGCGGGAACGGCGATTCACAAGAAGCCACCAGCCACACGATCAGAGGCACCCTTTCTGGTCTCGACAGCGGTCTGTCGATCAAACTGCTCGACAACGGGACTGACACGCTGACGCTGACGGCCAACGGCTCCTTTAGCTTCGCCACGCCCGTTGCGACCAACAACGCTTATGCCGTGACAGTGGGCACGCAGCCGCTGTGGCAAAACTGCTCGGTGACCAACGGGAGCGGCACCGCCACGGCCAACGTGACGAATGTGGCGATTTCATGCGCTTTCCCTTCGGCGCTCGTGGTGACGTGGGCCGGCTCTACTACGTCCGGCTCTACCAACGGCACGGGCACCGCTGCTTCGTTCAACGCTCCGACTCACCTGGCGCTCGACGCAAGCGGCAACATCTACGTGGGCGATTGGGGCAACAGCGTGATCCGCAAGATCACACCGGGGGGCGTAGTGAGCATCCTGGCCGGCACCGCCGGGGTGACCGGCTCGGCCAACGGCGCCGGCGCCGCCGCGACGTTCAACAAACCAGAAGGCGTAGCTGTCGACGCGAGTGGCAACGTCTACGTGGGCGATCGATTCAACAACGAAATCCGCGTGATCACGCCGGCGGGGGTGGTCAGCACACTGGCGGGTTCCACTACGGCTGGCTCGGCCAACGGCACGGGCACCGCTGCGTCGTTTAACTGGCCGAGTGGCGTCGCGGTCGACACGAGCGGCAACGTCTACGTGGCCGATGCCTTCAACAACGAAATCCGCAAGATCACGCCGGCAGGGGTGGTGAGCACACTGGCCGGCAGCACGACGAGCGGCTCGACCGACGGCACCGGCAGCGCCGCGTCGTTCAAGAATCCGTACGGCGTGGCGCTCGACGCGAGCGGCAACGTCTACGTGGCCGATACCTTCAACAACGAAATCCGCAAGATCACGCCGGCGGGGGTGGTGAGCACATTGGCCGGCAGCACGACGAGCGGTTCGGCCGACGGCACCGGCAGCGCCGCGTCGTTCAATCATCCCTACGACGTGGCGCTCGACGCGAGCGGCAACCTCTACGTTGCCGACGGCGACAACAACGAAATCCGCAAGATCACACCGGCGGGAGTGGTTAGTACGCTGGCGGGTTCCACCACGGCTGGCTCGGCTGACGGCACGGGTACCGCCGCGTCGTTTAACCTTCCGTTCGGCGTAGCGGCTAGATCAAACGGCTTCGTCTACGTCGGCGATGCTAACAACAACGAGATCCGTGTAATCACGCCCGCGCCGTAA
- a CDS encoding MFS transporter, translating into MASPDAVARAASAHAADPRHVNGSAGCGPQSAASDALSAGSISARLDRLPATRTIWKQVALLSLGFFFELYDLLYTGYVAPGLVRSGLLTPTTHGLFGTTGIASFIAALFAGLFVGTIACGFLADRFGRRAIFTWSLLWYVAANVVMAFQHSAAGLNTWRFLAGVGIGVELVTIGTYISELVPKHIRGRAFACEQAVGFTAVPVVAFLSWWLVPRAPFGIDGWRWVVLTGAHGAVFVWWIRRHLPESPRWLAQKGRLEEADRVMTKLERAVEAECGKPLPRPAMAQPVPVHGRFADMWVPPYRRRTIMLIVFNVFQTIGYFGFANWVPTLLIKQGITVTTSLMYSSIIAVAAPLGPMIGLYIGDRFERKSVIVAMAGVNVACGLWFSQAASTVLLVSLGVCLTLAGNIISYSYHAYQTELFPTSIRARAVGFVYSWSRFSAIFTAFIIAGVLRDFGVTGVFVFIASAMAIVMIAIGTLGPRTRDVALEEISQ; encoded by the coding sequence ATCGCATCGCCTGACGCTGTCGCACGCGCTGCTTCAGCGCATGCGGCCGATCCGCGCCACGTGAATGGCTCGGCGGGTTGCGGTCCGCAGAGCGCGGCATCGGACGCGTTGAGCGCCGGCAGCATCTCGGCGCGGCTCGACAGGCTTCCCGCGACGCGCACGATATGGAAGCAGGTGGCGCTGCTCAGCCTCGGATTCTTCTTCGAACTATACGACCTGCTTTACACGGGCTACGTCGCGCCTGGTCTCGTCAGGAGCGGCCTGCTGACCCCGACGACGCACGGCCTCTTCGGCACGACAGGAATCGCGAGTTTCATCGCGGCGCTTTTCGCGGGACTGTTCGTCGGCACGATTGCATGCGGTTTCCTCGCGGACCGGTTCGGCCGGCGGGCGATCTTCACCTGGTCGCTGCTGTGGTACGTCGCCGCAAACGTCGTCATGGCGTTCCAGCATTCAGCGGCCGGGCTTAACACATGGCGCTTCCTTGCGGGCGTCGGCATCGGTGTTGAGCTCGTGACAATCGGCACCTACATTTCCGAGCTGGTGCCCAAGCACATTCGCGGCCGCGCGTTCGCCTGTGAACAGGCCGTCGGGTTCACCGCCGTGCCGGTGGTCGCTTTCCTTTCCTGGTGGCTGGTGCCGCGTGCGCCGTTCGGCATCGACGGCTGGCGCTGGGTGGTGCTGACCGGCGCGCACGGCGCGGTGTTTGTCTGGTGGATTCGCCGGCACTTGCCGGAGAGCCCGCGCTGGCTCGCGCAAAAGGGGCGGCTCGAAGAGGCCGATCGCGTGATGACGAAGCTCGAGCGGGCCGTCGAGGCCGAGTGCGGCAAGCCGCTGCCGCGGCCCGCCATGGCGCAACCGGTGCCGGTGCATGGGCGCTTTGCCGATATGTGGGTGCCGCCGTATCGGCGTCGCACGATTATGCTGATCGTCTTCAACGTGTTTCAGACCATCGGCTACTTCGGCTTCGCGAACTGGGTGCCGACGCTCCTCATCAAGCAGGGCATTACGGTCACGACCAGCCTGATGTACTCGAGCATCATTGCCGTTGCAGCGCCGCTCGGACCGATGATCGGGCTGTATATTGGCGATCGTTTCGAACGAAAGTCGGTGATCGTTGCAATGGCCGGCGTCAATGTCGCTTGCGGACTGTGGTTCAGCCAGGCGGCGAGCACTGTTCTGCTGGTCTCGCTCGGCGTGTGCCTGACCCTCGCGGGCAACATCATTTCCTATAGCTACCACGCGTACCAGACCGAGCTGTTCCCCACGAGCATACGCGCTCGCGCGGTCGGATTCGTGTATTCGTGGAGCCGCTTTTCGGCGATTTTCACGGCGTTCATCATCGCGGGCGTGCTAAGGGACTTCGGCGTGACAGGCGTCTTTGTTTTCATTGCGTCGGCGATGGCGATTGTCATGATCGCGATCGGCACGTTGGGCCCAAGAACGCGTGATGTCGCGCTCGAAGAAATTTCACAATAG